A stretch of DNA from Archangium lipolyticum:
GCCCCTCCCAGGGTCCCATCGACATGAAGGGCGTGGGAGAGCCGAAGAAGTAACGCGGGGGGCCCTCTCCGGGCCTCAGCGCCGGCGCCGCTCCTCGCGTACCGCGGAGCGGCCCGCGAGCTGAGCGCTGGTGGTGCTGGCCACCAGCACGATGCCGCAGATGAACAGCAGCTTCAGGGCGGCGAAGACGGAGTCCGCCCGGAGCAGCAGCCCCAGCACCGTGAGCCCCAGACCGGCGGAGACCGCCTTGGACACGGCGTTCAGGCGGCTGAGCGCGTCGGGAAAGCGCACCAGCCCCAGCGCGCCCACGAAGAAGAAGAAGTACCCCAGCCCCACGAGCACGGCGGAGAGCAGATCGAGCGGGCTCATCGCGCGCGCTCCTCGGCGACGCCAGGACGCGCGGCCTGGGGGCGCGTCACCTGGGGACGCGAGGCGGCGGTGGAGACGGCCACCGCGCCCAGTACCGCGAGCACGAGCGCCACGTCCCTCAGCACCGACACGCCCGCGACCTCCGCCAGCAGCAGCAGCAGGGCCACGCCCGACGAGCCGAAGAGGCTGGCGGCCAGCATGCGCTCGGGGGAGGTGGATGCGCGCACCCACCACCACAGGACGCTCAGCGAAGTGAAGGCCAGGAGCACGGCCACTCCGGCGAAGAACAGGCTCATGGCAGACCTCGGGGCGGCGGGGGAAGACCGAAGACGCGCACCACCCGCGCCTCCAGCTGGCGGAGCCAGGTGAGTGAGGCGGCCCTCGATTCCGGGCTCGCGTCCAATAGGTGCAGACAGAGGGTGTCCCCGTCCTCGTGCACCGAGAGCGTGCCGGGCATGAGGCTCGCCACGTAGCTGAGGAAGAGACGCGCGGGGCCTCGCGGCACCCGGCTGCGCACCTCCAACCGGCCCTGGGAGAGCGGCACCCGGGGGAGGAGCGCGCGGCGGGCCACGTCGAGTCCGCCACGCAACACGAGCCACATGCACAGCGGCAGGAGACGGATCAGCTCCAGCGGGTTCACGCGCACGTCGCCGGGGGGCTCGAGAACGAGACTCCCCCACGCGGCCAGGGGCACCACCAGCAGGCCCATGACGAGCCCCTCGGTGTTTCCCTCGACGAGGGCGGCCCACAACACGGACAACAGGCCCAGACGTGTGAACAGCACCGCGGAGCGGCCTTCCCGCGGGAGCTGGCTTGCGCGAACGTTCAGCATGGAACGGCGCCTCGATGGGGGTGGTCCGTATGTGTCGGGATTGCCGGCCACAGCCGCCATCACCCGCGAGGGCAGCGCACCGTCCACTACCCGGCGCGCGCGCGCAGCCGCACCTTCACCCCGTGCTTCGGCCGCAGGGTGATGGACGGCAACAGCTCCACCTCGTCATCGGGTGCCCGCTCGAACCGGAAGCGTTGGGCCAGGGAGGCCAGCACCAACCGTGCCTCCATCAGCGCGAAGCCCACGCCGATGCACAACCGCGGGCCTCCTCCGAAGGGGAACCACGCGAAGCGCGGCAGACGCTGCTCCAATCCATCCGCCCAGCGCTGGGGACGGAAGGCCTCGGGCTCCTCGTAGAAGCGCGCGTCCCGGTGCACCGTCCACGGGTTCACCAACACCATCATCCCCGCCGGGATGCGCCAGCCGCCCACCTCGTCGTCCTCCAGCGCCTCGCGGCTGAGCGACCATGCGGGCGGGTAGAGCCGCAAGCACTCCTTCACCACGTGCTCGGTGAAGGTCAGCGCGGGCAGGTCCTCCACCGTGGGCGCCCGTCCTCCCAGCACCGAGTCCAATTCCCGGTGCAGCGCGGCCTCCACCTCCGGGTGCCGGGCCAGCAGGTGCCAGCAGAAGGCCAGGGTGATGGCCGTGGTCTCGTGGCCCGCGAGCACCAGCGTCAGCACCTCGTCGCGGATCTGCTGATCGCTCATCCGGCTCCCGTCCTCGTCCTGGACCTGGAGCAG
This window harbors:
- a CDS encoding Na+/H+ antiporter subunit E codes for the protein MLNVRASQLPREGRSAVLFTRLGLLSVLWAALVEGNTEGLVMGLLVVPLAAWGSLVLEPPGDVRVNPLELIRLLPLCMWLVLRGGLDVARRALLPRVPLSQGRLEVRSRVPRGPARLFLSYVASLMPGTLSVHEDGDTLCLHLLDASPESRAASLTWLRQLEARVVRVFGLPPPPRGLP
- a CDS encoding monovalent cation/H+ antiporter complex subunit F; amino-acid sequence: MSLFFAGVAVLLAFTSLSVLWWWVRASTSPERMLAASLFGSSGVALLLLLAEVAGVSVLRDVALVLAVLGAVAVSTAASRPQVTRPQAARPGVAEERAR
- a CDS encoding cation:proton antiporter gives rise to the protein MSPLDLLSAVLVGLGYFFFFVGALGLVRFPDALSRLNAVSKAVSAGLGLTVLGLLLRADSVFAALKLLFICGIVLVASTTSAQLAGRSAVREERRRR